The DNA region GCCGCTTCGAATTCATCGAAGCGCAACTCCAGATTACACATCAATTGCGTGATGACGTCGCGGCGCAGACGGTCGTCGGCGCTGAGGCGCACGCCGCGTGCGATGGCGAGCTTGCCTGAATCGATCGCCGCGGCATAGCCCGGTAAATCTTTGGCGTTCTGCGCATAGACGTCGCCGACCTTGCCGATCGACGACGCGCCGAAGCCGATCAGATCGCAGTCGGCGCGCGTGCTGTAGCCCTGGAAATTGCGATGCAAGGTTCGCTGCGCTTGCGCGCGCGCGAGCTCATCGGTCGGCAGCGCGAAGTGGTCCATGCCGATATACACATAGCCCGCGCCCGTCAGGCGTTCGACCACGCGCTGCAGGATTGCGAGCCGGACATCGGGCGAGGGCAGCGTGGCGGGGTCCATCTGCCGCTGCATCTTGAAGAGTTGCGGCATGTGGGCATAGGCGAATACCGAGAGACGATCGGGCGCGAGCTCGATCATCGTGTCGAGCGTGCGGCTGAAGCTCTTGACCGTTTGATGCGGCAGCCCGTAAATCAGATCGACACCGATCGAGTGAAAGCCGGTGTCGCGCGCGGCCTGCATGACCGATGCGGTCATCTCCAGCGGCTGAACGCGGTTGATGGCCTGCTGCACGACCGGATCGAAATCCTGCACGCCGAGGCTCAACCGGTTGAAACCCAGCTTGCGCAAATGCGCGATAGTTTCGGGCGACGCTTCGCGCGGATCGACTTCGATCGAATATTCGGCTTCGGCATCGGGCAGCAGCGTGAAGTGCTCACGTGTGGCCGCCATCAACTCGGCCGTCTCGTCGTGCGAGAGAAAGGTCGGCGTGCCGCCGCCCCAATGCAATTGCGATACCGGCCGCCGTGTGTCGAAACACGCCGCTTGCAACACCATTTCGCGCTTCAATTGGTCGAGGTACGGAC from Paraburkholderia aromaticivorans includes:
- the hemN gene encoding oxygen-independent coproporphyrinogen III oxidase, whose protein sequence is MSNDNTLFRPDLLARYSANGPRYTSYPTAPQFRDDFDPADYLRAAADPGASSTDLSLYFHIPFCDTVCFYCGCNKVATKNRAHARPYLDQLKREMVLQAACFDTRRPVSQLHWGGGTPTFLSHDETAELMAATREHFTLLPDAEAEYSIEVDPREASPETIAHLRKLGFNRLSLGVQDFDPVVQQAINRVQPLEMTASVMQAARDTGFHSIGVDLIYGLPHQTVKSFSRTLDTMIELAPDRLSVFAYAHMPQLFKMQRQMDPATLPSPDVRLAILQRVVERLTGAGYVYIGMDHFALPTDELARAQAQRTLHRNFQGYSTRADCDLIGFGASSIGKVGDVYAQNAKDLPGYAAAIDSGKLAIARGVRLSADDRLRRDVITQLMCNLELRFDEFEAAYGIRFAETFEPELARLHSFEQDGLVSLGTGKLEVRMAGRMLVRNIAMVFDRYLGQQTLERFSRTV